One segment of Apus apus isolate bApuApu2 chromosome 1, bApuApu2.pri.cur, whole genome shotgun sequence DNA contains the following:
- the B3GALT5 gene encoding beta-1,3-galactosyltransferase 5, with translation MERTWMGLPVGQYFLALGHRHFPNKWRNLMDSRKFRLFICLVGLSCASFWVFYNNLTEYCMFCENSQNYIFATETFRRIGGNFLQLPDIDCRKNPPFLVLLVASSHHHVDARMAIRQTWGKERIVAGKHLVTYFLLGYTVNISQQAEIAAESQKYKDIIQKNFTDTYDNLTFKTMMGIEWIHRFCYQSSFVMKTDTDVFVNVFYLTELLLRKKKTTTLFTGFLKLQEIPIRTRESKWYVSTEEYPGKTYPPFCSGTGYVLSTDVASQIYNVSESVSFIKLEDVFIGLCLAKLKIRLEELHSEQTFFPEKIKFSVSRFKKIVTCHEVDPSEQLSYWNLLVTENHGGVF, from the exons ATGGAAAGAACATGGATGGGTCTACCGGTTGGACAGTACTTCTTGGCTCTGGGACACAGACACTTTCCAAACAAATGGCGAAAcctg ATGGATTCCAGAAAATTCAGGCTGTTCATTTGCCTTGTAGGGCTCAGCTGTGCTAGCTTCTGGGTTTTTTACAACAATTTGACTGAATACTGTATGTTCTGTGAAAACAGCCAAAATTACATATTTGCCACTGAGACTTTTAGGAGGATTGGAGGAAACTTCTTGCAGCTCCCAGATATAGACTGTCGTAAGAACCCGCCTTTCCTCGTCCTTCTTGTGGCATCCTCACACCACCATGTCGATGCCAGGATGGCCATCCGGCAAAcctgggggaaggagagaatAGTTGCTGGCAAGCACCTGGTGACATATTTCCTCCTGGGATACACTGTGAACATCAGCCAGCAGGCTGAGATTGCTGCTGAAAGCCAAAAGTACAAAGACATTATTCAAAAGAATTTTACAGATACCTATGACAATTTGACTTTCAAGACTATGATGGGAATTGAATGGATTCACAGATTTTGTTACCAGTCCAGCTTTGTGATGAAAACTGACACAGATGTGTTTGTCAATGTTTTTTACCTCACTGAGTTgcttctaaggaaaaaaaagaccactACATTATTCACAggctttttaaaactgcaggAGATCCCCATAAGGACAAGAGAAAGTAAGTGGTACGTGAGTACAGAAGAGTACCCAGGAAAGACCTACCCGCCGTTTTGTTCTGGGACTGGCTATGTTTTATCCACTGATGTTGCTAGTCAGATCTATAATGTTTCAGAGAGTGTTTCATTCATTAAACTGGAGGATGTATTCATAGGACTATGCCTTGCCAAATTAAAAATTCGGCTGGAGGAGCTTCATTCGGAGCAGAccttttttccagaaaaaattaAGTTCTCTGTTTCTCGCTTTAAGAAAATTGTGACATGCCATGAAGTAGATCCATCTGAGCAGCTCAGCTACTGGAATCTCTTAGTGACAGAAAATCATGGAGGAGTGTTCTAG